A single window of Psychromonas ingrahamii 37 DNA harbors:
- a CDS encoding ATP-binding protein, with amino-acid sequence MQRSRIKKLMEWKAKKSRKPLLIDGARQTGKTYLLQSLFGESFNHVLRIDFLESPEMTEAFSGSLAPENILSNIELLTNEVFNPDTDLLILDEIGECQRAVTSLKYFAEKAPEMYVAASGSNIGLLNSFPVGKVEQINLRPLTFYEFLLASGEAPLIKAFETQANSAPAHTKLFDKLTDYYFTGGMPEAVSTWFELKNKSILERVEAIENIHANLIAGYLRDFGKYSGKIDAGLIESVFRNVPPQLASVMDESVKRFKFKGVHQRKSRYGDFESAITWLDKCRLILKNYPTDGMPRSPLAAYQKENRVKLFLFDVGLLNHMLGSSYKEIKQQNFEYKGYIAENFVQQEFAAQGLDPTFSWGDARAEIEFIATNDEGKIIPIEVKSGKRTRAKSLQSYITKCQPHKTIKLSGTQGSSPLEKVNIVLPLYYTQYAVSQYLKSSQ; translated from the coding sequence ATGCAAAGATCGCGAATAAAAAAATTGATGGAGTGGAAAGCAAAGAAAAGCCGCAAGCCTTTACTTATAGACGGAGCGCGCCAGACAGGTAAAACCTACCTTCTGCAAAGTTTATTCGGTGAAAGCTTTAATCATGTCTTGCGCATCGACTTTCTTGAATCACCTGAAATGACCGAAGCTTTCTCAGGATCATTGGCACCAGAAAATATACTTTCAAATATTGAACTGTTAACAAATGAAGTATTTAACCCTGATACTGATTTGCTGATTTTAGATGAAATCGGTGAGTGCCAAAGAGCAGTGACCTCTCTTAAATACTTTGCAGAAAAAGCACCAGAGATGTACGTAGCAGCGAGTGGCTCTAACATTGGGTTATTAAATTCATTCCCTGTAGGAAAAGTTGAACAGATCAACCTTCGCCCGCTAACATTCTATGAGTTTTTACTCGCATCGGGGGAAGCTCCATTAATTAAAGCTTTTGAAACTCAAGCCAACTCAGCGCCTGCCCATACTAAGTTGTTTGATAAATTAACTGACTATTACTTTACTGGCGGCATGCCAGAAGCTGTCAGCACTTGGTTTGAATTAAAAAATAAAAGCATATTAGAGCGTGTTGAGGCAATAGAAAATATCCATGCAAATCTGATTGCAGGTTACTTACGCGACTTTGGAAAGTACTCAGGGAAAATAGATGCTGGCTTGATCGAGTCTGTCTTTCGTAATGTTCCTCCTCAACTTGCTTCTGTTATGGATGAATCGGTAAAACGATTTAAATTTAAAGGCGTGCATCAACGCAAATCTCGCTATGGCGATTTTGAAAGTGCTATTACTTGGTTAGATAAATGCCGATTAATACTGAAGAACTACCCCACAGATGGTATGCCACGTAGTCCTTTAGCTGCCTACCAAAAGGAAAACAGGGTTAAACTTTTCCTATTCGATGTAGGATTACTCAACCATATGTTAGGGAGCAGTTACAAAGAGATTAAACAACAAAACTTTGAATATAAGGGCTACATTGCAGAGAATTTTGTGCAGCAGGAATTTGCCGCACAAGGACTTGATCCAACCTTCTCATGGGGAGATGCACGAGCAGAGATTGAGTTTATCGCAACAAATGATGAAGGGAAAATTATCCCTATAGAAGTGAAAAGTGGAAAACGCACGCGAGCTAAGTCGTTGCAGTCTTATATAACCAAGTGCCAACCCCATAAAACAATCAAACTATCAGGAACACAGGGCTCTTCACCATTAGAAAAAGTGAATATCGTTTTGCCTCTTTACTATACCCAGTATGCTGTTAGCCAGTACCTAAAATCGAGCCAATAA
- a CDS encoding IS110 family RNA-guided transposase: protein MLQSNIIGIDLAKNILQICHISKHGELISNKAVSRQKLKQILANQQPAVVAIEGCGSSHYWGRYAEEFGHDVRIISPKKVKGFLQGHKTDANDALAIANASLQIGLKTSKPKNEEQQTLQTLETSQLFLSRGITSLSNHLRALLYEYGIVSTVGVKGLTKAVLETLDEASLLPECLRSTVNQLWIIYLNLKTELAQLIKTKNGLVRQLQPCKALMGLESVAEVCAGMLYSSIGDGKQFKNGREASAFIGLTPKQHSSGGKVFMTGIDRAGGIKELRSALYQGALSYICRLADEPKTAKQAWLIKLVQRAGIKRSCIALANKTVRTAWAMLRYENKYKQQPLLAI from the coding sequence ATGTTGCAATCTAATATCATTGGAATCGATTTAGCTAAAAATATTCTTCAAATTTGCCATATCAGTAAACACGGTGAACTAATCAGTAATAAAGCAGTTAGCCGACAAAAACTAAAACAGATCCTAGCGAATCAGCAACCTGCGGTTGTTGCTATTGAAGGCTGTGGTAGCAGTCATTATTGGGGGAGATATGCAGAAGAATTTGGTCATGATGTACGGATCATTAGCCCTAAGAAAGTGAAAGGGTTTTTACAAGGGCATAAAACGGATGCTAACGATGCTTTGGCCATTGCAAACGCATCGCTACAGATAGGATTAAAAACAAGCAAACCCAAAAATGAAGAACAGCAAACCTTACAAACATTAGAAACCAGCCAGCTTTTTTTGTCTCGTGGCATTACATCTTTGAGCAACCATCTCCGAGCATTGTTATATGAATATGGCATTGTCAGTACTGTCGGTGTCAAAGGATTAACTAAGGCCGTGCTGGAGACGCTTGATGAAGCAAGCTTATTACCAGAGTGTTTACGGTCAACCGTCAATCAACTTTGGATAATATATTTAAACTTAAAAACAGAGTTAGCCCAGTTAATAAAAACCAAAAATGGTCTGGTTCGTCAATTACAGCCCTGTAAAGCATTAATGGGTTTAGAAAGTGTTGCTGAAGTATGTGCAGGTATGCTGTATTCATCAATTGGTGATGGGAAGCAGTTTAAAAATGGGCGGGAGGCATCAGCGTTTATCGGGTTAACACCTAAGCAACATAGCTCAGGTGGTAAAGTATTTATGACAGGAATTGATCGAGCTGGCGGAATTAAAGAATTGAGATCGGCTTTATACCAAGGCGCACTGTCTTATATATGCCGATTGGCGGATGAACCCAAAACGGCCAAACAAGCATGGTTGATAAAACTGGTTCAACGCGCGGGTATTAAACGATCCTGTATTGCTTTAGCGAACAAAACAGTTAGAACCGCCTGGGCAATGCTACGGTATGAGAATAAATATAAGCAACAACCACTATTGGCAATATAA
- a CDS encoding chemotaxis protein CheB — MINTPVIVGIGASAGGFEALEEFFSHVLTPCNIAFVVIQHLDPTHKGMMPELLQRDTTMKVKQARNNMKVKPNCVYVIPPDKDLSVLHGVLFLLEPVVKHTIRLPIDSFFQSLAADQHERAVGVILSGMGSDGTIGLRAIKENAGLSLVQSPESAKFDSMPQSAINAGLADITAPAEELPERIIAFLEHGRRGVPNKLEPIVKRKSISALAQIMMILRERNGNDFSLYKTNTIDRRIERRMGLHQLKTISLYARYLRDNPQEQDLLFKELLIGVTNFFRDKDVWAQLKSTSLPALLANYPEGKELRAWVTACSSGEEAYSLAITVMDVLDEIKPKGHFTLQIFATDLNQDAINIARKGYYPAGIEADMSAQQLQRYFIKDGSGYRINKKIRDMVIFAPQNIIMDPPFTRLDILTCRNLLIYFAPELQKKLLPLFHYTLTSHGLLILGHSETIGNATSLFSEIKENTRIYTRIDRPGQQMEVNFPTKIFPIMPLAENEHEGTRKMTKNISNLQTQADQILLQNYSPAAVLVNAAGDIIYINGRTGKYLEPAAGKANWNIHVMAREELQHQLELAIKKAQIQVEPVTIENITVDGHSVNLTVQAIIKPKELLGLIMVVFTEVVRPTRRRRKKLGAVEQESQAELQMAHDEIKSLREQMQSSHEELKSANEELQSTNEELQSTNEELTTSKEEMQSMNEELQTVNTELQSNVDDLSWVNNDMENLLNSTEIATIFLDKGLHIRRFTNHATHLFKLIEGDVGRLLSDIVTDLDYKDLQKDAKEVLKRLAFVEKEITANNERCFKVRIMPYRTQENVIDGVVITFTNISEAKLLESELRKTRCKT; from the coding sequence GTGATTAATACCCCCGTTATTGTCGGCATAGGGGCTTCTGCTGGCGGCTTTGAAGCATTGGAAGAATTCTTCTCTCATGTGCTAACACCTTGTAATATCGCATTTGTTGTCATCCAGCATCTTGACCCCACTCACAAAGGGATGATGCCTGAGCTGTTGCAACGCGACACAACGATGAAAGTAAAACAAGCTCGCAACAATATGAAGGTAAAGCCCAACTGCGTGTATGTGATCCCACCTGACAAAGATTTATCAGTCCTTCACGGGGTATTATTTCTGTTAGAACCGGTGGTTAAGCACACGATTCGGTTACCCATTGATTCATTCTTTCAATCTTTGGCCGCTGATCAGCATGAACGCGCTGTGGGTGTTATTTTGTCAGGCATGGGATCCGATGGCACGATTGGTTTACGCGCCATTAAAGAAAATGCCGGACTGTCTCTAGTACAGTCGCCTGAGTCAGCTAAATTTGATTCAATGCCTCAAAGTGCTATTAATGCCGGGCTAGCTGACATCACAGCCCCTGCTGAAGAACTACCGGAAAGGATTATAGCGTTTCTCGAACATGGCCGACGAGGTGTTCCAAACAAACTTGAACCGATAGTGAAACGCAAGTCAATAAGCGCACTAGCGCAGATCATGATGATACTGCGTGAACGCAATGGAAACGACTTCTCACTGTACAAGACAAATACCATAGATCGTCGTATTGAACGGCGTATGGGTCTGCATCAGCTTAAAACCATCTCGCTCTATGCCCGTTATCTACGTGATAATCCGCAAGAACAAGACCTGTTATTCAAGGAGCTGTTAATTGGGGTAACCAATTTCTTTCGTGATAAAGACGTTTGGGCGCAGCTCAAGTCAACCTCACTGCCAGCACTACTGGCCAATTATCCTGAAGGTAAAGAACTGCGGGCATGGGTAACCGCTTGCTCATCTGGTGAAGAGGCTTACTCTCTCGCAATAACGGTAATGGATGTATTGGATGAAATTAAGCCCAAAGGGCATTTTACATTACAAATTTTTGCTACCGATCTTAATCAGGATGCCATCAATATTGCAAGGAAAGGCTATTATCCGGCAGGCATTGAGGCTGACATGTCCGCACAGCAATTGCAGCGTTATTTTATTAAAGATGGCAGTGGTTACCGCATAAACAAGAAAATTCGTGACATGGTGATCTTCGCACCACAGAACATCATTATGGATCCCCCTTTCACTCGATTAGATATTCTCACCTGTCGTAATCTTCTGATTTATTTTGCACCGGAATTACAAAAAAAGTTACTGCCACTGTTCCACTACACATTAACTTCTCATGGGCTTTTGATTCTGGGCCATTCCGAAACGATTGGTAATGCCACCTCATTGTTCTCAGAAATCAAAGAAAACACCCGGATTTACACGCGCATTGACAGGCCTGGACAACAGATGGAAGTCAACTTTCCTACTAAGATATTTCCGATTATGCCCCTGGCAGAAAATGAACATGAGGGAACCCGTAAGATGACGAAAAATATTAGCAATCTACAAACGCAGGCAGATCAAATTCTGTTGCAAAACTATTCGCCAGCAGCGGTGTTAGTCAATGCGGCAGGCGACATTATCTATATCAATGGTCGTACCGGAAAATATTTAGAGCCTGCTGCGGGCAAAGCCAACTGGAACATTCACGTAATGGCACGTGAAGAACTACAACATCAGCTTGAGCTCGCTATCAAGAAAGCACAGATCCAGGTAGAGCCAGTGACGATTGAAAATATCACAGTAGATGGACACAGTGTCAATTTGACGGTACAAGCCATTATCAAGCCAAAAGAGCTGCTTGGCTTAATAATGGTGGTGTTTACTGAAGTAGTGAGACCGACCAGGCGGCGACGCAAAAAACTGGGGGCAGTGGAGCAAGAAAGTCAGGCCGAACTACAAATGGCGCATGATGAAATAAAATCCCTCCGCGAACAAATGCAATCCTCTCATGAGGAACTAAAGTCCGCCAATGAAGAGTTGCAATCAACGAATGAAGAGTTGCAATCCACCAATGAAGAATTGACGACCTCTAAAGAAGAGATGCAGTCAATGAACGAAGAGTTGCAAACCGTCAACACCGAACTGCAATCCAACGTTGATGATTTGTCATGGGTCAACAATGACATGGAGAACCTGCTTAACAGTACAGAAATTGCCACCATTTTTCTGGACAAAGGACTGCATATACGGCGCTTCACCAACCATGCAACTCACTTATTCAAGCTGATTGAAGGGGATGTGGGCCGACTATTGTCCGACATTGTTACGGATCTGGACTATAAAGATCTGCAAAAAGATGCGAAGGAGGTATTGAAGAGACTGGCCTTCGTAGAAAAAGAGATAACGGCTAACAATGAACGCTGCTTCAAAGTCCGGATCATGCCTTATCGTACCCAAGAGAATGTGATTGACGGCGTGGTGATAACCTTCACCAATATTAGTGAAGCCAAACTGCTTGAGTCAGAATTACGCAAGACGAGGTGCAAAACATGA
- a CDS encoding sensor domain-containing protein: MKTPAKSTKLSSKTLRRRAEAQLKTQTEIKQTIPSDYAAKKMIHELQVHQIELEMQNEELKQARIAEKLHYRYTELFEFAPIGYFSFNLKGVINQVNLRGASLLDIERANLVGKQFSNCLTAQDRNKFNRCLAKAFAGDGIQSFEVLAQVGKHKCWLNIEANLGITETDCLAAVIDITDRKRADEELLFQNDEKGKRTDELVIANKELFFQNAEKEKRVGELRVAATVFETQEGMFVTDANLCILRVNKAFTNISGYSGEEVIGQSPKLFNSGRQDKAFYKEMWNSINTTDAWRGEVSNRSKSGDIYAKNLTITAVRDGKGVVSNYVATFRDITTSKAASEKINNLAYFDPLTQLPNRRMLLDSLRHVLTISARSNQHCALLFLDLDNFKTLNDTLGHDVGDLLLQQVATRLTDCVREGDIVARLGGDEFVVLLENLSLQAIEAANKAKKVAKKIIFELAQYYQLNMHRYHSTTSIGVTIFSGNETGIEELLKQADIAMYQSKAAGRNTWHFFNKTMQESIIARADMERDLRKAIEDNQFQLHYQAQVSSSGQTLGAEALIRWQHPERGQVSPFNFIPLAEETGLILPIGQWVLDSACAQLKAWQKNPLTQDLVLAVNISAKQLHQEDFVEQVKATLKRHDINPARLKLELTESMLVENISDIITKMNILSKIGISFSLDDFGTGYSSLQYLKKLPLNQIKIDQSFVRDLITDASDRAIVRTIITMSHSLDISVIAEGVETVEERQYLLDNGCTHYQGYLFSKPVPINEFEVLLKKG; encoded by the coding sequence ATGAAGACACCTGCAAAGTCAACCAAGCTATCCAGCAAAACGTTACGCCGGCGCGCGGAAGCACAACTGAAAACACAAACAGAAATCAAACAAACTATTCCTAGCGACTATGCAGCCAAAAAGATGATACACGAATTGCAGGTTCATCAGATTGAACTAGAAATGCAGAATGAGGAGTTAAAGCAAGCACGGATAGCTGAAAAATTACATTATCGCTATACCGAATTATTTGAATTTGCACCGATTGGCTACTTTTCTTTTAATCTGAAGGGCGTCATCAATCAGGTTAATTTACGCGGGGCGAGCCTATTGGATATTGAACGCGCTAACTTGGTAGGAAAACAGTTTTCAAACTGCCTAACAGCCCAAGATCGTAATAAATTCAACCGTTGTCTGGCAAAAGCATTTGCGGGTGATGGCATACAATCCTTTGAGGTCTTAGCACAGGTTGGCAAGCATAAGTGTTGGCTGAATATTGAAGCCAATCTCGGCATTACCGAAACAGACTGTCTTGCGGCGGTGATTGACATTACCGACCGTAAACGCGCCGATGAAGAACTGCTTTTTCAAAATGATGAAAAAGGAAAGCGGACTGATGAGTTAGTCATAGCTAATAAAGAACTGTTCTTTCAAAATGCAGAAAAAGAAAAGCGGGTTGGTGAACTTCGTGTTGCCGCCACCGTATTTGAAACTCAAGAAGGTATGTTTGTCACAGATGCTAATCTGTGTATTCTTCGTGTGAATAAAGCCTTTACCAATATTTCAGGTTACAGTGGAGAAGAGGTTATTGGGCAGTCACCTAAGCTATTTAACTCAGGCCGCCAAGACAAAGCGTTCTATAAGGAGATGTGGAACAGTATCAACACCACCGATGCATGGAGAGGTGAAGTCTCGAATCGCAGCAAAAGCGGTGACATCTATGCAAAGAATCTCACTATTACGGCAGTGAGAGACGGAAAAGGGGTGGTCTCTAATTATGTTGCCACGTTTAGAGATATTACAACAAGCAAAGCTGCTTCTGAAAAAATCAATAACCTCGCCTACTTTGACCCGCTCACTCAGTTGCCAAATCGTCGCATGCTGCTTGATAGTCTTAGACACGTCCTAACTATCAGTGCCCGCAGCAATCAGCATTGTGCATTACTATTTCTTGATTTAGACAACTTTAAAACCCTTAACGACACCCTTGGTCACGATGTGGGAGATTTACTCTTACAACAAGTAGCTACTCGCTTAACTGACTGTGTAAGAGAAGGCGATATCGTCGCCCGATTAGGCGGTGATGAGTTTGTGGTGTTATTAGAAAACCTGAGCCTACAAGCGATTGAAGCGGCCAACAAAGCGAAAAAGGTGGCCAAAAAAATCATATTTGAACTGGCTCAATACTATCAGCTCAATATGCACAGGTATCACAGCACCACCAGTATCGGCGTGACAATATTCAGTGGGAATGAAACGGGAATAGAGGAGCTGTTAAAGCAAGCAGACATTGCTATGTATCAATCCAAGGCCGCAGGACGCAACACCTGGCATTTCTTTAATAAAACGATGCAAGAATCTATCATTGCCCGTGCAGACATGGAGCGGGATCTACGCAAAGCGATTGAAGACAATCAATTCCAGCTACATTATCAAGCCCAGGTAAGCAGTTCTGGCCAAACATTAGGGGCTGAAGCCTTAATCCGTTGGCAACATCCAGAGCGTGGTCAGGTTTCACCCTTTAACTTCATTCCTTTAGCCGAAGAAACAGGACTTATTTTACCGATAGGACAATGGGTATTAGACTCGGCCTGCGCTCAGCTTAAAGCATGGCAAAAAAACCCACTGACACAAGACCTTGTACTCGCCGTCAATATCAGTGCTAAGCAACTTCATCAAGAAGACTTTGTAGAACAGGTCAAAGCTACCCTAAAACGGCATGATATTAACCCTGCACGACTCAAGCTAGAACTAACCGAAAGTATGTTGGTCGAAAATATCAGCGACATCATTACCAAAATGAATATTCTGAGCAAAATAGGTATTTCATTCTCATTAGATGACTTTGGGACGGGTTATTCTTCTTTACAATATCTAAAAAAATTGCCTCTCAATCAAATAAAGATAGACCAGTCATTTGTGCGCGACCTTATTACGGATGCCAGTGACAGAGCGATTGTACGCACCATCATTACCATGTCGCATAGCTTAGATATTAGCGTTATTGCCGAGGGTGTCGAGACAGTAGAGGAAAGACAATACTTGTTGGATAACGGCTGTACGCATTATCAAGGCTATCTGTTTAGTAAGCCCGTGCCGATTAATGAGTTTGAAGTCTTGCTTAAGAAAGGCTGA
- a CDS encoding IS110 family transposase: MTYIQITAFFSIKDETGDVIARRKLPNDIKQIFLFLAPFKPQLTGLVVGSTFNWYWLVDALNDANYQVHLANTTAIQQYSGLKYADDNSDADWLAEMLRLGVLPEGYIYPKEQRTVRDLMRKRMQLVQQATLNLLSIQGLYMRHLSYKMSNNKIKQLTPAVIMTHFSSANTAQATICNLAVMKCLKDQIKLLGKIVLT; encoded by the coding sequence TTGACTTACATTCAAATAACAGCGTTTTTTTCAATTAAAGATGAAACGGGTGATGTTATAGCTCGACGTAAATTACCTAACGATATAAAACAAATTTTCCTGTTTCTTGCCCCATTCAAGCCGCAATTGACTGGCTTAGTCGTTGGGTCTACGTTCAACTGGTATTGGCTAGTTGATGCATTAAACGACGCTAACTACCAGGTGCATCTCGCTAATACGACGGCTATTCAGCAATACTCTGGTTTGAAATATGCTGATGATAACAGCGATGCTGACTGGCTTGCAGAAATGCTGCGATTAGGTGTCTTACCTGAAGGTTATATTTACCCTAAAGAGCAACGAACTGTCCGTGATTTAATGCGTAAACGCATGCAGCTTGTTCAGCAAGCCACTCTCAATCTTTTGTCCATTCAAGGACTATACATGCGTCATTTAAGTTACAAAATGAGTAACAATAAGATAAAACAGTTAACGCCAGCAGTTATAATGACTCATTTCTCATCTGCAAACACGGCGCAAGCAACAATTTGTAATCTGGCCGTGATGAAATGTCTAAAAGATCAAATCAAACTATTAGGAAAAATCGTATTAACATAA
- a CDS encoding IS110 family transposase, which produces MLETGDISRFDKIGNYASYCRCVSGARYNNGKKKGKTNSKNGNKYLAWAFV; this is translated from the coding sequence ATGCTAGAAACGGGTGATATTAGTCGTTTTGATAAAATTGGGAATTATGCTTCTTATTGTCGTTGTGTCAGTGGTGCCCGTTATAACAACGGAAAAAAGAAAGGTAAAACCAATTCAAAGAATGGCAACAAGTACTTAGCCTGGGCATTTGTCTAA
- a CDS encoding 2Fe-2S iron-sulfur cluster-binding protein: MPKITFIEHSGEKHEIEADTGISVMEVAINNGVPGIDADCGGACSCGTCHVMVEGSWFEKLPEIDEMEESMLGLNTMREANSRLSCQLDCTDELDGIVLQLPEFQG; the protein is encoded by the coding sequence ATGCCAAAAATAACATTTATTGAACACAGTGGTGAAAAACACGAAATTGAAGCTGATACCGGTATATCTGTGATGGAAGTTGCTATTAATAATGGCGTTCCGGGGATTGATGCAGATTGTGGCGGCGCTTGTTCTTGTGGCACTTGCCATGTCATGGTGGAAGGCAGCTGGTTTGAAAAACTGCCTGAAATTGACGAAATGGAAGAGTCTATGCTGGGTTTGAATACCATGCGCGAGGCTAATTCACGCCTATCATGTCAGTTAGATTGTACCGACGAACTTGACGGTATCGTTCTTCAGCTACCTGAATTTCAAGGGTAG
- a CDS encoding cytochrome P450, whose product MIDRKNARHHLSFGFGIHPCMGNRLAEMQIRIVWEELMARFHSVQVMGEPTYILSSFVKGDAHLPVKLVPLEY is encoded by the coding sequence ATTATTGATCGCAAAAATGCTCGCCATCATTTATCCTTTGGTTTCGGTATCCATCCTTGCATGGGTAATCGTTTGGCCGAAATGCAAATTCGTATTGTTTGGGAAGAGCTCATGGCACGTTTTCATAGCGTCCAGGTAATGGGTGAACCCACGTATATACTGTCTTCTTTCGTTAAAGGCGATGCGCACCTTCCGGTAAAACTGGTGCCACTAGAATATTGA
- a CDS encoding EamA family transporter: MWYLSSVTIMWAFSFSLIGVYLSGHVDAWFSVLLRIGIATLIFLPFLRLKGIKIDTIIKLIAIGAVQLGLMYCFYYQSFLYLTVPEVLLFSVFTPIYITLLNDILSKKFHRANLLTTLVAVLGAAYIQYSSISEHVLLGFMITQGANFCFAIGQVGYKYLLKSTPELEKQPKHSIFGLFFIGAFLVAFIAFLVLGSTDKMPTTSIQWGILIYLGTMASGVGYFAWNQGAAKINTGSLAIMNNALIPAGLIVNLVIWNKEADITKILIGGGLIFASLAFNEYINKKNHIASPQ; this comes from the coding sequence ATGTGGTATTTATCTAGCGTTACAATTATGTGGGCTTTTTCATTTAGCTTAATTGGTGTATACCTTTCAGGTCATGTAGACGCATGGTTTTCAGTTTTATTACGCATAGGTATTGCGACCTTGATTTTTTTACCTTTTTTAAGATTAAAAGGAATTAAAATTGACACAATAATTAAGTTAATTGCAATTGGCGCTGTACAATTGGGGTTGATGTATTGCTTTTATTATCAATCATTTCTTTACCTTACTGTCCCTGAAGTCCTTTTATTTAGTGTGTTTACACCGATATATATCACCTTACTAAATGATATTTTAAGTAAGAAGTTTCATAGAGCAAACTTGTTAACAACGTTAGTGGCCGTCTTAGGTGCAGCTTATATTCAATATTCAAGTATCAGTGAACATGTACTTTTGGGTTTTATGATTACCCAAGGTGCTAATTTTTGCTTTGCAATTGGGCAAGTAGGTTACAAATACTTACTAAAATCTACACCCGAACTAGAAAAACAACCAAAACACTCTATCTTTGGATTGTTTTTTATCGGTGCTTTCCTTGTTGCATTTATTGCTTTTCTAGTGCTTGGATCTACAGATAAAATGCCTACTACATCGATACAGTGGGGAATTTTGATTTATTTAGGTACGATGGCGTCAGGGGTTGGATACTTTGCTTGGAATCAAGGTGCAGCTAAAATAAATACAGGATCTCTGGCTATTATGAACAATGCTTTGATTCCTGCAGGACTTATTGTAAATCTTGTTATTTGGAATAAAGAAGCTGATATTACGAAGATATTAATTGGTGGAGGATTAATTTTCGCATCGCTTGCATTTAATGAATACATCAACAAAAAAAATCATATTGCTAGCCCACAATAA
- a CDS encoding peptide-methionine (S)-S-oxide reductase, producing METIYFSGGCLWGVQEFMKYLPGVERTQVGRVNGATHSTKTAYDGYGECVKMEFNPAIVSLETLIDYLFEIIDPYSINKQGNDVGEKYRTGIYSKETNHLLKAKCHIERLENALNDKNKTRKKVVVEVLPLTNYIPSDNEHQDRLTLFPDDYCHIPLRLLHKYKKKT from the coding sequence ATGGAAACAATCTATTTTTCTGGAGGCTGTCTCTGGGGGGTGCAAGAATTTATGAAGTACTTACCTGGAGTGGAGAGAACTCAGGTAGGAAGAGTAAATGGTGCGACTCATTCAACCAAAACCGCTTATGATGGTTATGGTGAATGCGTGAAAATGGAATTTAATCCAGCTATTGTTTCACTTGAAACCTTGATTGACTATCTTTTCGAAATTATTGACCCCTATAGTATAAACAAACAAGGGAACGATGTAGGTGAGAAATATAGAACAGGTATTTACAGTAAAGAGACTAATCACTTACTAAAAGCAAAATGCCATATTGAACGGTTAGAAAATGCATTAAATGATAAAAATAAAACAAGAAAAAAAGTGGTAGTTGAAGTATTACCCCTCACCAATTACATTCCGAGTGATAATGAGCATCAAGACAGACTAACGTTATTTCCTGATGATTATTGTCATATTCCTTTAAGGCTACTTCATAAGTATAAAAAGAAAACCTAA
- a CDS encoding elongation factor P hydroxylase, which produces MKTLPFPNKSGTIKQAEDLVKLFNYCFANTENTILVGGAEEPIYEPASDNCQYNHVIFTRDYFSSALHEIAHWCIAGKKRRSHVDYAYWYHPDGRDPYQQAKFEAAEVKPQAIEHAFSLASDIKFRVSIDNLENEQSSSDTFERTVDNQLAIFIQSGFNPRTQLFLNALHDFYNTPSLTTFNSKQSNSDYGAQG; this is translated from the coding sequence TTGAAAACTTTACCATTTCCAAATAAATCGGGCACTATTAAACAAGCTGAAGATTTAGTGAAGCTATTTAACTATTGTTTCGCGAATACTGAAAATACGATTTTAGTTGGCGGCGCTGAGGAACCTATTTATGAGCCTGCCAGTGATAATTGTCAGTATAATCACGTTATTTTTACACGTGATTACTTTTCTAGCGCCTTACATGAAATTGCGCATTGGTGCATCGCTGGCAAAAAGCGTAGAAGTCATGTTGATTATGCTTATTGGTATCATCCAGATGGTCGCGACCCTTATCAGCAAGCAAAATTCGAAGCCGCAGAAGTAAAACCACAAGCAATAGAACATGCTTTCTCATTGGCCTCGGACATTAAGTTTAGAGTAAGTATAGATAATTTAGAAAACGAACAGTCATCTAGTGACACATTTGAGCGAACTGTCGACAATCAATTGGCAATATTTATTCAATCGGGTTTCAACCCGAGGACTCAACTGTTTTTAAATGCGCTACATGATTTTTACAATACACCTTCTTTAACAACATTTAATTCCAAACAGAGCAATTCTGACTATGGAGCGCAAGGTTGA